In a genomic window of Gossypium arboreum isolate Shixiya-1 chromosome 7, ASM2569848v2, whole genome shotgun sequence:
- the LOC108487103 gene encoding probable fructokinase-5 — MNNNSAKSPMIVSFGEMLIDFVPDVAGVSLAESYAFIKAPGGAPANVACAIAKLGGNAAFIGKVGDDEFGHMLANLLKKSGVNSDGICFDKDARTALAFVTLKADGQREFMFYRSPSADMLLKESELKLDLIKQAKIFHYGSISLISEPCKSAHMAAMKAAKQAGVLLSYDPNVRLPLWPCPEAARDGIKSIWDQADFVKVSDDEVEFLTKGDPKKDDVVMSLWNDNFKLLIVTDGPEGCRYFTKKFKGKVNGYKVKTIDTTGAGDAFVGAFLQAVAKDPNLFNDENKLKEALVFANACGAISTTQKGAIPSLPDKAQAEKLIKEAK; from the exons ATGAACAACAATTCAGCAAAGAGCCCTATGATCGTCTCGTTCGGCGAGATGCTAATAGACTTTGTTCCTGATGTTGCCGGCGTTTCCTTGGCTGAATCCTACGCTTTCATCAAAGCTCCCGGCGGCGCACCTGCTAACGTTGCATGTGCCATCGCTAAGCTCGGAGGCAACGCTGCCTTCATTGGCAAAGTAGGAGACGATGAGTTCGGTCACATGTTGGCGAATCTGTTGAAGAAGAGCGGAGTGAACAGCGACGGGATCTGCTTCGACAAAGATGCGAGGACTGCGTTGGCATTCGTTACGCTGAAGGCGGATGGGCAAAGGGAGTTCATGTTTTATCGATCCCCTAGTGCGGATATGTTGTTGAAAGAATCGGAGTTGAAATTGGATCTCATTAAGCAAGCCAAGATATTCCATTATGGATCCATAAGTTTGATCTCGGAACCCTGCAAATCAGCTCACATGGCCGCCATGAAAGCGGCTAAACAGGCTGGGGTTTTGCTTTCTTATGACCCTAATGTTCGCTTGCCTTTGTGGCCTTGCCCTGAGGCTGCTAGGGATGGGATTAAGAGCATATGGGATCAAGCTGATTTTGTCAAG GTTAGTGATGATGAGGTGGAATTTCTAACCAAAGGAGACCCTAAAAAGGATGATGTTGTCATGTCTTTATGGAATGACAACTTCAAGTTGCTTATTGTCACTGATGGACCAGAAGGTTGCAGATACTTCACTAAG AAATTCAAAGGAAAGGTGAACGGCTACAAAGTGAAAACCATCGACACCACCGGAGCCGGCGACGCTTTTGTCGGTGCATTTCTACAAGCTGTAGCCAAAGATCCAAATCTCTTCAAC GATGAAAATAAGCTGAAGGAGGCACTGGTGTTTGCAAATGCATGTGGAGCAATTTCTACAACTCAAAAAGGAGCTATCCCATCCCTTCCTGACAAGGCTCAAGCTGAAAAACTCATCAAAGAAGCCAAatga
- the LOC108480155 gene encoding CENP-B homolog protein 2-like, whose amino-acid sequence MTGEVIQTKAKEFLQKIYGDANSEFNFSICWLERFKARHEIKSYRRFGESGSIVMENIEDVLPQIRAKLEIFNWKDIYNMDETGLFYRLQANHSLATKQLEGRKNDKERLTVVLCCKGNGSDKVPLWVIGRNVLLIVDNCPAHPKPTTIANYFRHCKIQFEEDMPLQQEIGDVEGIHKLKEVISYLHYRNVMDVEWILNYPSEHEPLKESPTNEEIIQEVMDVSADDEQYRDDNSVLPYVSPI is encoded by the exons ATGACTGGAGAAGTGATTCAAACTAAAGCAAAAGAGTTTCTGCAAAAAATATATGGTGATGCAAATTCTGAATTTAACTTTTCAATTTGTTGGCTAGAAAGGTTCAAGGCAAGGCATGAGATTAAGTCTTATAGAAGATTTGGTGAAAGTGGTTCAATTGTTATGGAGAATATTGAAGATGTTTTACCTCAAATAAGAGCTAAATTGGAAATTTTTAATTGGAAGGATATCTATAATATGGATGAAACAGGCTTATTTTATCGTTTGCAAGCAAATCATTCACTGGCTACAAAGCAATTAGAAGGACGAAAAAATGACAAGGAAAGACTTACTGTTGTGCTTTGTTGCAAAGGGAATGGTTCAGATAAAGTGCCTCTTTGGGTTATTG GTAGAAATGTGTTGCTTATAGTAGACAATTGCCCAGCCCATCCTAAG CCTACAACTATTGCAAATTATTTCCGACATTGCAAAATCCAATTCGAGGAGGATATGCCTCTCCAACAAGAAATTGGTGATGTTGAAGGCATTCATAAATTAAAAGAAGTAATTTCTTATTTACACTATAGAAATGTCATGGATGTTGAATGGATTTTGAATTATCCAAGTGAACATGAACCTTTGAAGGAGTCACCTACGAATGAAGAAATTATTCAAGAAGTAATGGATGTGTCAGCTGATGACGAGCAATATCGAGATGATAATAGTGTTTTACCATATGTTTCTCCAATATAG